GGTGGCAAACTAGTTATTTCTCTGAAGATTTAGATTTCAAGCTTTTTATTCTTCCCCTCACCCCTCTTTTTCACTTGTGAaactttcttcctctctctgtccctccctcctcccctcctcgACCTGTTTTTCTACTTTCCTTTTTAGGTAACTGGAGGCCTTTATTGCAAAAATAACAAAGGAAAATGCTTCTGTGTTGTAACTTGTTCTGTCAGTCTCCGGGAAGCTGTTGTTCTCACGTTTGCCTCCCTGGTTTGGGTTTCTGAAGACAATTGTTTTATACTACTGGGTAGAAAGCTCTGAAAGGAAATATAGCTTAAGAAAGAGTGATACTTTTAAGTTAACTATTAACCAGATTCAAACAAACTCAGGTGCATTCTAATGAGGTGAACTTGTTGGGCAGTTGAACAAGAACGAGCTCAAGCACCGAAGAATAGGCATGGGAATACTCTATTCAGAGGTACGTGACCACTTTTTGCACAGTAACTGAAGTTATTGAAGGTATGGATATTACTGGATTTGGTTTGTTCCCTTCTCCGCCTTCCGTATACAGGCTTATACAGATCTGgaagatttttcccttttggaaatgttttcctttggctATTACAAGTTGTCAGAAGTATTGTTTGTAGgagcaaagaaaatgtaataaCTGGTGTAATTATTGTAACTTCACAAAGTATGTGTTCaacattttttgttgttctgtatTGAGATCAGAATGATTCTGAAGATGGTGCAAGCAACAAACAACTTTGCAAAAAGCAGACAACTCCTTGGCTTACATTGGCTATAGATAATAAAACAAATGCCTAAGAAAACATCCCGCTCACCCCAAATTGTTTTTGGAAGGtgattattttggttttgggttttttagcttccttttatgttttttttccacagactGTGATTCATTTAGTTTTTTCCTGGACTTTAGCATATATGTGATATGTAAACCATATAGTTCCATTAACTTCCCATTTGTACACATGGGAACGAATGAGGATTTTTGTCCTGTATGACTGTGAATAGAGTGTGTTgcactgttgtttcttcttCTGGAGATAGCATTACATAGCTGTTCCCTTAAAAGATtacatttctgtgctgaaagacacccttttatttttaaaaagctattcAATGAAATCAAGTATCTTCTCTTCTTTCAGTATTACGGGGAGCTTGAATCTGTGCATTCATAAGGTAATAGTTGAACAGACTGTTCTGAAACAATTTGGTGCCTCTCTCCAGATCTACTAATCTGAGATAGTATTGCACAGGAAAAGAGAGTCATCTAGCTTAATTAAACAGGTGTTTAAAGAATTTTCAAACGCTGTCCATATTTCCCGTGTTTATTAGTTagtattttcatatatattagttatctttctttaaaaattttgaGAGACATTTTTCTGGGTAAAGTGGTGCTCATTTCTACAGGACAGAAATCTAGAGAAGTGAAAATAAGAAAGTGTATGTTGCCTTTTCTGAGTAATAGGCATCGGTTATTAGTACATACCTCAGCATCCAAAACATAAATTAGACTTTTCTGTTTAGTTCATAGTGTgcctttgaaataattttagtgCACAGGAAGAGGCTATGAATTGATTTAGCATATTTTGACTTTGCAAAGTATCTCCTTTTTGTCTAAACAACTGCAAAATGCTGGTGTAATTTAGGCAATCCCCTGCAGTTCTCAAAGGCGGAAGCAATTATAAACTCAAATTGTGCTTCTAGTTGCAAGACAGGCTTTACCTTCACCTCCTCTCTACTGGCTGAATACTTTGTCTTTCATACTGTGCCTTTAATCTTTATTTCATATGTGGTAGAACTTGATGAACAGCTCAAGGTTTATCACTAGCTCAGCAAAGCTAAGCAGAGAGGGATACAAGAAACCctgaaaacaagcagaaaaattcAGATGTGGCAGTTCATCTGGATCCGAGAAAAATACCAGGACCTGACATCAATCACATGTTGCATAATGAATTAATCACCCTCCCCTGAAGAATCAGTTCTGCAATTGAACTTCCTGACAGTGAAagtttgttgcttttcttgcaCTTCTATCTGGCAATCTATCTCAGCCATCTTGTCTGTCTTGTAAGTACTTCTCACCTTTACTGAAGCCTTAGATAGATATTGAACAATTAAATCCTGGTCTGAAGGGCTTGCAGAAGAAGTATTGTAGAAAGAGAGATTTCAAGAACTCAATCATTAGCATATGTAACCTTCAAACTCCAATTTTCACTCTCCAGTGTCtgttatttgcttttttcagaCAGGCAAACTGTACTCTCGTTCATGATTAGCCCTTATGCTATGGCATGGAGAAGGCACACTTGATGAAGGTGAAAGGAGTTTGGTGTTGtgattctcctttttttccctcccttccaaTGTATGTTTTGTGCAGCATCATGCTGTCAGGCTCATCTTCTGTATCTTGTCTGAATGCTGGGTGGTGCTGCAGATGTGTGAATGAGAGCAGAGGTGAAGGGCTTTGCTGCCAAACACTTCAAAGAGGCACTCCCTCTTTACCTAAGCTGGAATTCTTGGTCCTGCTCCCACTCCCTTCACACCTGAGCTCGTGTTTTTGTTGCGTGCAGTTTGTTGTGCCTGTGCCAGGTCTGCCCTTCTACCTTATGGAGGTGGGCCAGGTCTGTTGTGACTTCTCTGGGGCAGTCAGAACACTGAGATTTATAAATAATGTGGTGTAGGCAAGAATAGTCACTCTATGTCTTGGAGTGCAAGCCTCTCCAGAAGTTGTGAACTCAGTTCCCACTGATACTTTCTTCAGAGTTTTTCATTGTAGGAACATTGGGCTTTGTTTCTCACACATCCCTAAAGTAGATGTTATAGATGTTATATCTGTACTCTGCTTGCCAGTACATCTCTGACAAGGGAAGCTGCAGGGGTTCTGCTGGCTGTCCTCCACTGCCATCAGACTTCTGCTCTCATAGTTCTGCTCCTCTCTATAGCTAAGCCCAAGTCTGAGACCTGAGCTTTGGATTCTTTGGATATGACTTCCACCTTGCATGTGATCCCAGTTATTCTGAGTACATATCCCACAGGTTTATTTCCCTGTTGTATATGATGGGTGGATAACAATAACATAAGAATATGACTATTATAATATTAATAACCATAACACAAATCTGAAGCTAATTGTTAAGTTTTATCACTGCTGAGCTACTCTTCTAACACTGTGGATAACTAAGTGAAGTTTCTCAGTCTTCAATCCTCCCAGATTTTCTGTAGACTTAAaggaaatttgttttcttgggttttggaTGGAATCTGCTTCTAATACCTTACATTGTTCTAACTCCATAATTGGCCTCCCTGCTGATATTCCAGATAGGTGCCATCTAATGCTATGTTTGTAAGAAACTCCATTGATTGTCTTCTGAGCAAAGCTTGGAGAATTGTTTAAAGCAGACTTAAGAACAGATAGTCCTCATTTAGATAGGGATGCCAGAGTGGAGACCCAAAAAAGTGAAACATGGAAGACTGATTTGTGGCAAAGTCTTCACAACCACAGAAATTCTGGCATATGCTCAGGCTCCAGCCTGTAGCCAGTCAGGTTTTGTATCCATTCTGCTGCTACTGAAAAGCTGTTTGTCTATTTTACTCTGTAGATGAATAGAAATCTCTTTATAGTTTTCATGCTAAATTTCTTGGCCAGATATAGCACCTTTTTCACCTTGCCCCTTGAAATTAATTGGGTCTTCTTTAACACTTactctttaatttattttggaaCTCTACAACCCTATCTCTCCCTAGCCCAACTAAACAAATCAATCTTTCTTCAGGCTCTTCATATTCCTCAGTTGTAGAGATGTTTCATGCTCCTGCCATAGGTTGATCTCATTTTTGGACCCAAGCCACAAGAACTATCCCAGCTAAGTGCCTTCTGTAacagctctcttctctttctgtgaCAGAGACTATCTAATATAGCATTTGCCACTGGTTGCTGTTTCTGTTGACTTTCTTAGACAGGTGTCAGATTGCCACCTACTTGTAATTTTTCTTATCTTTATGCTTTGCTAACACATTTTGAATCCCTATTGGTATTGATATCAATATAATGAACTTATAGTTGTTTGTATTACTTTGTTCACTTACTTAAATATTCTGCTACTGTGTTTGCCCTTCTAGTCATGTTTGCCAATTTGGGAAGTATGCAAGTTTGATCTATGGGACTTTTCACCTTTTTTGACTAAAAGGGGAATTTTCTAAAGTAGAAACCAACAAAGTGGGCCTCAAAAAATCCCATAAAACCAGAAGaaagtttgtctttttttttctttaaacaaaaccagaacataTTAATACAGAAGAGAATAATTTCTACAAAACCCCCACTGCAGTGAACAATAATAATaagttaaaaaatactttaagtACATCAGTTATCCATGTATTAGCTGTAGGAATGGATTAGATTTCCTTCCTTACATTTTCTGTGCCCTAGATGTTTTCTGAGAACAGCCAGTTTTGGTAGGTAAAATAGAATGTGGGAGTCATGTGTGCTGGTCTCTGTGCGTGACTTCAGTCCTAGATAATGTGGTCTCCTAGGAACTGGTATGTACTCCATCATTATTCGTGGCTCTAGAACTGAGTTCAACAGTAATGTAAGGTTTAGAAAAAGATTCTGCAGGTTAGTGACTGTATCAGTTCAGAAATGCCTTGAGTTTAATGGTCTACCAAGTAAAAGTCTTTGAGGCAGTACAGAATGAACAGCCAAAAAGCTCATCGTTTGGTGACATGAGTTGCTGAACTAGCGAGAATTAttccagaaaataataaaactgtGTGGTAAATGACTGCAATTTGAGCAGATGTTCAATAAAGCAGCAAATCTTCTGCATCTTTAAATAAGCAAGGCAATACCTAAAAGCAAGAGTAGTAGGGAAATCAGAGGTGCAGGCAGACTTCACTTGatcttctctttcctgaacATGAAGATACAGTACTAGACACCAACATGACAGAGAGCAAGGTTCTCGAGAAATCTAATCGTGTAGATGGCATCTGTGTGCAAGTCACACTGAAAGGGATTTAAAGGAGGGTTTTCTCCTCAAAATCCTTAAAACAGTTCTGGTCCTGGTGGAGTGCAAAATAATAAATGACATAAGTAGACTTTTGTGAGAATACAGGCAGATGTGCAAATTACACTATTGCATGTATTCTTTGTAgatttttgtctgaaataataaaacaagAAGTGGTGCAAGGTCTGCTAAGCATGTAAATACTTTCTTTGTAAACAAATGACTTCTCTTATGCAGCTGTCCAGAAGTCACGATACTAGAGGGAAACTTGGGTTGTTGATCAAAATTTGGTTGAAATGAAAGTGTAAATAAGATGAATACTTTTAATATGgggtgaggggagagggaagtaACTGCAGGCAGAGTGAGGAATGAACTCTGAGTTCAAGGTCAGATCTTTTCATGTAATGTATTTAGGAtgtgaaaaaaaggagaattgaaaggaaaaactgtagacaatattttaaaaaaattcctattttggaaaatattgaATAAAATCCTTGGTAtcaaagacagaagaaaagaacCTTAGTCTCTTTTTGACTGGTGAATTCAAATGTTACCAGTCTGTCCTACTTCTCATTGTTATTTTATGCTTGTACTGGACTGTTAGAAACTAGTAGTACTCCTGCCATTCTCAGACGCTCCTTAATCTGAATTCTTGCTGCTGGAGGGGGAAGGAATTGCAGTTTAGGTCAAAGATGTATAAAAATACTAAGCAAAAAGTTGAGCAGCAAGCAGTTTTCAAAAGCCAAACAGGATCTGAGCAGTGGCATACAgacatggatttttttaggtgcaAAGTTTATCTTcaaacttaaaaagaaatatcgGGGTGGGTGGCTTTTTAACTTTCAGCTGAAATGTGATTCTGTTCTGAGAAGTGACAAGTCAGGAGTGATACCTCCTGTTCAGCAGTGCTCAGCCAAAGTGAAAGTCTCTTGTACAGTCAGAGAGACATGGGCTTGTCCCTGCTTGCTGCTTAATACACTGACCAGCTTCTATGAGATCagaagctctttttttttttttaatggctgcACATAAACCGGATTTATCTCTTGGATTATAGAAGAAACATCCAAAATGAGCAGAGAACTCATTCACTATGCAAAGGCTGTGTGACCTCTGAGGCCAAGGGCTGAGAACTGCTGTGTGACCTCTGGGGCTAAGGGTTGAGAGCTGCtgtgtggcagctgcagccGTGTCTCCTATCACCATCTTCTGGAAGTCACCAGAAACTACAATCTTTGTCAAGTATTTCAGGATGTGCAAGCAGTAAATCAGAATGGGAAGTATGGATGTCTTAATGAAACACGTAATGATGAATAATATCTTTTCCCTTCAGCCCATTTGTCAGGCAGCTTATTACAACAATTTTAATAAAGTTCAGCTCCTTTTGGAGAGCAACTGCAACTACCTGAACATCCAGGACAACTTCAGTGGAGACACCCCCTTAATCTGTGCCTGTAAACAGGGGAACAACAGGATAGTTAGCTATCTTCTAAGAAGACATGCTGATGTCAACCTCAGAAATAAGGTTAGTGTCCACTGACTCCTTCGTTGTGACTATTATTTCAGATTCTAGAAGTGCAAATGGACACACTTGCAAGCACAAACAAacctgagggttttttcctactgAGGCATAACTCTCAAATTATAATTCAATAAACCTATATGTTTCTTTTACTCTcctcatttcttttcttaacTTGTTAATACATGCAAGATAATAAAATTGCAAACctgaatttttctctgttcatgTTCTCCAGTTAGGTAAGACTGCATACCGCCCCTGGTCCCCATTGGGTTCTGCCTGCTTGCCCATGCAGCAGCAGTCCACATTCCTCTTGCCCTCCCCCTTGCATCTATCTCTTCTGTAGCCTTTTTTCCACTGCCTTTTTCTTCACGCTGGCTAAAACAAAGATCTGAACAAGAGACTGACAATATTTCACAAATGTGTCCCTGAGGAGAGATTGGCTCAACAGAAAGATTCCTTATTTCTTCTGCAGACCTACATTTTTTCATGCTACAGAGCAGTAGCATGACAGGTAATGGTGTCCTGGGGGGCAAGGAGGGAAGCCTTCTCTGTCTTCCTACCCTGTTCCCTATTTTAGGAAACCTATCTGCCTTGCTGTTTAACCCCAGCCAACAACTAAGTACCATGCCTAATGGGGTAAGAAAGTTGTTTTTGTGACAAATTTTCTGCTGggttacaaataaaaaatggcTGGAAGATGTGTGGTCTGACTTAATTAGTGATTTATTCTTACACTATTAGGGGTGATAACTAGCCAGGAAAAAACGCTGCAGCATTGTCAATTGTATTATAGCATCTCATATAAGGCAATTTTTATCAAGTTCCTATACACTTATGGGCTATCTTACATATCTGGTCTCCAGTGCATTTGTTCATTTCTTTGGAGAGCTACAAATGTTCATGGGGCCAGTGGAATATTCTATCCCACCTTTTCTTCTCAATGCAGAAAGTTCTTCATCTTACCTCAAAAACCCTTCAAAAGGGGTCAGTGTTTTACACTAAgataatttttattgcatttgtaGACTTTTGCTAGCCGTGCCTGTCTTTCTTGAATGCCTCCCTGCTTCACCTTCACAGGAATAAGGCCCTTGAGCACAGAGCTTAACTGTGGTGCTCAAGACGGAGaatgaggagcagcaggtggCACAGAAGGGCTTCTCTGCTTAGTTTGGGCCCCTGTGTCACACTGTAATCTAGTCTGTCAAATTCCAGTTTGACAACCTACAGGAAGCTTAACACTAGCACAAAACAGCCTTGCCCTTTAGTTGCTTTGATACAAAGTGGGTTTTATACTCTGTTCTCATTAAGAATCTGCAGTGGTTCTTGCTACTTGCCTGTATTTCTCAGATGTCCCAAAGGAGATGTCCTAAAGTCTCATATGTCCTTGCTTCAATAACCAGCACCGTCATAAGAAGGACTATGGGCATTCTTCCTGCTGATTGAACTTGCTGAGTGGTTGTAGTTTCCACATGAGATGTTTGCTCTGTCCTTTGACCCTTTGCAGCTGTGTCCAAGTTTGCAGACATGCACAAAAAGTTCTTTGGATCCCACATCCTCCTTGCGTGTCGTATAGTTCAATTTCCATGGCCCTGTGTGTGTTAAATGTGCCTCTGcttgaaggaaggaaaatacatgtgtctttttctgcttgaaaatcAGAGGAATATTACTAGTAGATAGTGAAATTTAAAATGGTCTGCTCTTGACAATATTAAACAAATAAAGTCAGATCAATGAATCTGGTACTAATCAGAGTTATTTTGTGTTTAGAAGGACCGCACTTGTCTGCATTATGCTGTGAGAAAACGGTTTACCTTCCTTGACTATGTGCTCATCATAATCCTCATGCCAGTTATGCTTATTGGATATCTTCTCATGGTGAGTCTGGATGAAAGTAGGAAAGACACTgttgttggaagaaatttgaacttagaagtttttgtgcacagcccaggccatggagagggaaacggggcctctgtatccttgagcctgcttcaagaagagcagtaaacaatagataGAATGCGGCAACCgttgggagaagcaggtaaacacattgatacagaaaagCATAGTTTTGAGAGaagcaccaatccagctggtagcacgccctagccacTGACCtatgatattcctgtactattcatagactgagagaatatgtgatatgtgtgtgtgtgtaatgtaaacaataaatcagaacactgatcatactcctatggaggttacatCATGATTCTCACGCCGGAACCTGGCCAGCTCCAAAACCCAACATTTCTTACTTTACACTgtatctttccttttccctttatcACATTTTTCATGGCAGTAGTTCAGGCCAGGACCTGTACAGAATATAGAACTGCTTTCTTAAAGCAAGGAGTGGATGGATGAGTACAACAGAAGAAGCAGGAATTTTGCTGTGAATATAGCTGGTGCAGGAACATAACTTTATCAGTACCTCAGCCTAGCATTTGCAGAAGACACTGTTCTATTTTGAAAATCCCACTGTTTTAGCCCAAACTTACTTAGCACTATATGGAGATGAACTGTCTTACTGTGTTTCTCTTGCACCAAACAGGTCTCAAAGACTAAACAGAATGAAAACCTGATCAAGATGTTGCTTAGAGCTGGAGCTGATGTGAATGCTACAGACTCTGTAAGTGATTcatgaaaatgtaaatgtagTTCTCTTGCATGCAACATTTCTAAACAGAGACTATAGAATCTTCTAGCAACATAGTCCTGCTTTCAGAGTGGGATCAGGGAATGAACTGTCTGTGATGTACAAGGAGAATTCAGTGTTTTCCCTTGACACTTAGGCAACAGTTTTTCAATGTACTAATGTACTCAGAAATAATCCCCACTGATCCACAAATTCTCCTTTTCTGAACAATGTCCTCAAAAGAGAATTCAGGCAGGCTGGGTTGAGATACTTATGTATTCAATATCTGATCCAGTGAAGATTCTAGTGATATAAGGGTCTGAGTTTATCAGCATTTATGAGTTCTTGTACTGAAGCACATTTATGGGCTAGACCCTGTGTCTTCCCTTAGACTTCAGAGTGTGTTGATCTGTCATATACAGAGTCCTGTATTCACTAGACTACTTGGGTGTAGTAAAGAGCTACTCTAAGATAGAAAAGAAGACCTAATTTATATCAGCAACCAAATTCTAAAACACTGAAGTGTGAGCAAACAGTATTGCTTAAGACCTAGCTGAGATCAAGGGCATGAAATCCTCTGAAATTAGTAAAGAACTATTGACTTCCTCCTAAAGGTATCAGACCGGTTTTAGCAGCTGCATTCCAGGGAAAgaatgagggtttttttgttcctgttgCCCTTATGACAATGTATTTGTTTTATGTAGTGTATCGTGGCAGGAAATGGTATGTGTGTTTCGCATTCAACTGTCAGAGGAAAACCAAGGCTACAGGAACTTGCTTAAGGTCTACTAAAGAATTCATAGAGCTGAAATTCATCTGCTTCTGTCTCCCTTCAGTCTGGTAGCACAGCCCTTCACTATGCTTGTGAAATGAAAAACCAGGAAGTCATTCCTCTGCTACTTCAAGCTCATGCAGACACTTCTATAAAGAATCAGGTAAGAAGGTGAAATTCATAACTATGTTCTTATCATGACGCTGAACCAGTAGGTTTTACAgcagtttaaagaaaaaggtGTTCAGCTTCCTGGCAACAgagttgttttgtgtttggtaTAAAATATTTGCTCCACTGCCTTTGTTAGCAAGAGCAACTTCAAAGTACAAATTTTTCATTGCTGGATTTCTACCAGTAAACACTGCCTGTATGTCCCCTGGCTTGGCATGTCTTAGCTATCTTTATGGTCCCTCTTCTTAACTCAGACTGCTCTACAGTTGTTCCTAAGAAGCAGGCTGAAGGGGAGTGATAAGCCTTTTAGGTGCTTTTGGTGCTGTTAGGCACCATTCTTCTGAGAGGCTAAGTCAAGATGCTCCTGTCACCAGAATAGCTCAAATGTTGCTCTGAGTGTATCTGCATTACTGAGTTGAGGTGAGCAATATATTCCCCATGTTGCTCTTGAATCCAAATCTTAGCTTTGCTCTGCACTTTTGGATATTAGTCCCGGGAAACAGTGAAATGGCTCTCCCTACTGGATGGGAGGTGTCCGTTCCTGTATTCAGTCAGAGTAGTATTAGACCCAACATGTTCTGAAACCTTTGTTTTAGGAGAATGAATATGACAGGGAAACTTATACAGGAGAGCACTGCATCTGGGTGGCCAATTCAGGAAAGCTTTTTGTACTTGATCAATATCTATCATATTGCAATGTATTTCATCTGTTTCTTTCAGGATGGGGAGACTCCCTTAGATATAGCAAGAAGATTACAGTTTCACAACATTGAAAGCGTGCTAAGA
Above is a window of Pithys albifrons albifrons isolate INPA30051 chromosome 9, PitAlb_v1, whole genome shotgun sequence DNA encoding:
- the ANKRD22 gene encoding ankyrin repeat domain-containing protein 22 isoform X1; the protein is MGSMDVLMKHVMMNNIFSLQPICQAAYYNNFNKVQLLLESNCNYLNIQDNFSGDTPLICACKQGNNRIVSYLLRRHADVNLRNKKDRTCLHYAVRKRFTFLDYVLIIILMPVMLIGYLLMVSKTKQNENLIKMLLRAGADVNATDSSGSTALHYACEMKNQEVIPLLLQAHADTSIKNQDGETPLDIARRLQFHNIESVLRKTS
- the ANKRD22 gene encoding ankyrin repeat domain-containing protein 22 isoform X2, whose protein sequence is MGILYSEPICQAAYYNNFNKVQLLLESNCNYLNIQDNFSGDTPLICACKQGNNRIVSYLLRRHADVNLRNKKDRTCLHYAVRKRFTFLDYVLIIILMPVMLIGYLLMVSKTKQNENLIKMLLRAGADVNATDSSGSTALHYACEMKNQEVIPLLLQAHADTSIKNQDGETPLDIARRLQFHNIESVLRKTS